The Thermomicrobiales bacterium genome contains the following window.
GTACGAGATCATTCCCAACGGAATCTCGCTAGATCGGTTCCATGGCCAGGCGGATCCGCTGCCGCAGTTCATGGACGGACGGCCAAATATCCTCTTTGTTGGTCGGTTCAACGAGCCACGCAAGGGATTCCGCTATCTGATTCGTGCAATGCCGATGATTCGCAGCCAGTTCCCGGATGCCCGGCTTATCGTTGTCGGCCAGGGGGCCACCGACCGGTACGAGCACTTTCTTCACCAGCACGGCATCGACGATGTCGTGTTCGCCGGATTCGTCTCTGCCGACGAATTACCACGTTACTACGCGAGTTGCGATGTGTTTGTCGCGCCATCGACTGGTCGCGAATCGTTTGGCCTGATCCTGCTGGAGGCGATGGCCAGCGGCAAACCAGTCATCGCATCGTCGATCGCTGGCTACAGCGCGGTGGTTCGCGATGGTCTCGATGGCGTGCTGGTCGAGCCGAAGAATCCCCAGGCACTCGCGCTCGCGATTGTGCGCGTGCTTGCCGACGTCCCCCTGCGCGAACGGCTGACGACCTCAGCGCACGAGCATGTCAAGCAGTTCTCGTGGGCCGTCGTCGCGGAACGACTGATCGATGTCTATCAGCGCGCTATCGTAAGTCGGGCTACCGACGCTATCCGCCAGCCATGGCCGGCCGAGATTGTAGGGCGACGTGGTTAGCACCCGATTTGCAAACCGTGTTCGATCGCGGCTCGGGCCAGTCGGCCGAGCCATCGCGAGGACGCATATATCGCCGAACGCGTTGACGGTCGCCGGCTTGCTGCTGAACGCCGGCGTTGCCGCGGCCATCGCCAGCGGCCATCTCGTCCTCGGCGGCGTGCTCGTTCTCGTTGCAGGCGCCTTCGATGCACTCGACGGCGCAGTCGCAAGGGCAACCGGCAAGACCAGCGCATTCGGCGGCTTTCTCGATAGTACGGTCGACCGCTACTCGGAGGCAGTCGTCTTTGCCGGACTGCTCATCTACCTCACCCGGACCGATGCAGGGACAATCCCGGTTCTGCTGACCTATGCAACGATCGTCGGGTCGCTGATGATCTCCTACACGCGCTGCAAAGCAGAGGCAATCGGGATTCGGGGCGACGTCGGCATTGCCCAACGCCTTGAGAGAGTCGTCATCCTGGCCGTGGCGCTGCTCTTCGCCCAGCCGATCTGGGGGCTCTGGGTGCTTGCGATTCTGACCCAGATCACTGCCATCCACCGCATCGTCCACGTATGGCGGACGACGCGCGAGCCTCGCGAGCAGTAGCGACTATGCGCGACCGCGACAATGCCTCAGCCGCCCGCACGTGCCTGGTGCTCATGGCGCTCGCGGCGATCGTTCTGCTGGTCGTCTGTGTCATCCTGGCCATCACGATTCTCCCTGTGAGAGACGGCAGCCACGACACAACGCCGGCCACCGCGCCGATGGCAGAGAGCGGAAAGCTGATCTTCGCCGTACTCGATGTCGGACAGGGCCTCTGCGCCGCTATCGTGACCCCCGATGGCCACGCGATGGTGATCGATGGCGGGCGATCGGGTGACCGGGTGAAGCAGGAGGTTATCCCGTTTCTTCGCCAACATGGCGTCGAACGTCTCGACTATGTCGTGATAACCCACCCGGATCAGGATCATATCGGAGGGCTGCCCACGCTGCTGGATGCGATACCAGTGGCCGCGTGGGTCGATCCGGTAATTCCAACGACAAACCAGAGCTACGAGCGCGCATTGACAATGGTTGCCGACAAGGGGATCAAGCCAATTCGGGCTCGCAGAGGCATGGATCTGGACCTCGGGCCGGGTGTCGGCGTCCATATTCTGTGGCCGGCCGACCCACTGGCGCCCACTGCGAGCGACAACAATAACAGCGTGGTCGTGAAGGTCACCTGGGGCAACGTGTCATTCCTCGTTACCGGAGACGCCGAAGCGCCGACCGAGCGAAAGATGATCGATCTGGAGCAGGGCGAGGAGCTACGCTCGACATTCCTCGTTGTCGGCCACCACGGGAGCTCGTCATCCTCATCCACCGCGTTTCTCGACACGGTCTCGCCATCGGTCGCGCTCATCCCGGTTGGGCTGAACAATTCGTATGGCCACCCTGCCGACCAGACCATTCAACGGCTTCGAATGCGTAACATACAGATCTATCGGACCGACCTTGACGGGCGGATCGAAGTGACGACCGACGGCCGAGGCTACGATATCCGCACCGCGAAGGCTGGGAGTTAGGCATGAGCGCGCGCGTGACTGTCGACGAAATCTCGCGGACCGAGCATGGCGAGCTGGTAGCCACGCTGGTAACTGATGACGGGCGGGTTCTCGTCGTGCCACTGGCAAGCCTCCCAGCCGACGTCCGGGATGGCGATGTGCTCGATGCGTCATTCGAGCGATTGCCGGATGAGACCGCGACGCGGCGGGAGCGGATCGACGCGCTCCAGCGCCGGCTGTTCGGCGAGCCCTGAGATGCCACGGGAAGCAGCGGGCGTCGCCAGGGCATGGCGCGGGTTCGTCATCGTCCTGTCACTCACGCTCGTCGTGGGTTGCTCCGGCGGGATTCGCAATCGCGGGGATGAGGCATCACCAGTCGCCGGCGCCACGCCGACCACAGAGCGACCACCATCGATGCCAATTCTCACGCCCACCCCGGTTGCTCCCCCGGCGCAGACGACAGGCCCAACCACTGTCGCGCCAGCAGAAAACCCTGCCACCTACGTGGTCATCGATGGTGACTCTCTCTACGCCATTGCGCTGCGCTTTGGTGTCGACCTGAATATGTTGATCGAGTTGAACGGACTCCGCGACCCGAACGATATCAGCGTCGGTCAGGAGCTGAAGATCCCGCCAAAGCCCTGAGCAACTGTCACTGACCCATTCGGAGTGACAGATTCACTGGACCACGACACGATCGCGATCGCTGTCTGTACAGGAATTGCGGGATGTGCTACGCTGGCCACAGGTGAGGACAACTTAACGATCGATTACGGGGTCATCCTTGCGTGACGACCCGCAGCCTCCTGGGTGACGGCTGCGGGAGACGTGCTGCTGTTCGGGGGTGGTTCGGTCGCGCATCGACTTGCCACGTCCGGCGTGGGGAGCGGGTGGGATGGGCGAGGCGGGGAAGAGCTCGCGGCTCGCGAGCATGCTCTCTCGGATTTCTCTGGCGGCGGCGCTTATCTTGCCAATGCTGGCTACTCTCCCGGCATCCGCCGGCCCGCCCGGACATCCTCACTTTCATCGCACCTGGGAGCGGACCGATCGGCCGGTCCTCGACCAGACGGCGCGACGAACGTGGATGTGGGGTCCTGCCGCGTTCAGCGACGAGCTTCCGGAGACGTATCTCGAGGCTGCCCGTGGCTCCCGCACAGTCCAGTACTACGACAAGTCGCGGATGGAGATTACTGACCCGGCCGGCGATGTGTCGTCACCGTGGTTCGTGACCAACGGTCTTCTCGTCGTTGAGCTCGTCACCGGCCGGCTGCAGGTCGGCAACAATGTATTCGTCCCGCTCCCTGCTGCGGCAGTAAACGTGGCCGGCGATCCAGATGATCTATCCGGCCCGACCTACGCCACCATCGCGACAGTGCTCGATGCTCCGGCGGCCCCGCCCGGAGCGAGCTATGCCGAGCGACTCTCGCGCGATGGCACTATCGTCAGAGATCCTGCGCTTGCGGCGCGTGATGTCCGAGTGGCGCTGGTCGACGACGTGACACGTCACGCGATCGCCGCGCCGTTCTGGGCGTTCATGACATCGTCCGGGGCAGTCTGGGATGGCGGAGGGATCGTCGACAACCCGCTCTTCGAGAATCCGTATTACGCAACCGGCCGGCCGATCAGTGAGGCGTACTGGGCAACAGTCCGCGTCGGCGGAACCCCACACGACGTGCTGCTGCAATGCTTCGAACGGCGCTGCTTGACGTACACGCCAGATAACCCGGACGGCTGGCAAGTCGAGGCCGGTAACGTTGGCCGGCACTACTTCACGTGGCGATATGAGGCGGGGCTCGAGTTCACCGTCGCCTGGGTTGATGCGCTGTCCGGAGGAGACGTCGCGCATGGTGAGACCGTGTCGCTCCAGATCCCGCCCTCCGCGCTCGCCAATGCCGCGATCGTTTCGATGGTGCCGGCGGTCGCGAGTGGGACGCTGGATGGCTTTCTTCCAACAGGTCGCGCTTGGCGTGTGGATGTCGACCGGGAGCCGCTTCTCAGCCCGGTGACGCTCTCTCTCGGTATCGATACGTCGTTGTTGCCGGCCAACGTCGATCCGGCTGGCGCCGTCCTCGCCTTCTTCGATGAGGAGGCAGGTCGCTGGGTTGCCGTGCCAACGATCCTCGATGCTGGGGCGCGCCGCGCGACGACAACGACGACGCACCTGTCGATCTGGCAGCTATTCATGCCAACCCGGGATGATGGCGGTGACCCGCCACCGGCGCCAACTCCCCCGCCTGGCCCGTCGCCAGCTCCGTCGCCTGCGCCGAATAGTGTGCCTATCGTGGATCTCAACGGACCGGATACGCCGGGGAACGATGGTGCGTTACTGACGCGCGCGGGCGGGGACCCGATCAGGGTCGCGCCGATGGCGACGATCAGCGACCCGGATAGCGAGACGCTCATGTCGGTGACCATCGAGCTCCTCGGCGCCACGAACGGCGAGCGGGAGTCGATAGCGGCAACGGCCGCGCCTTCGGTGGTTGTCAGTCGGGACAGCAGTGGGCAACGGCTTCAGCTCAGCGGGCCGGCCGGGATCGGCGTGATGCAGGATGTCCTGCGTTCGCTAACGTACCAGCATGATGGCGGTCAGGTGACATCCGGGGCGCGGCGAATCGTCGTCCGAGCGAGTGACGCGAGCACGACTGGGCCGGCCGCAACGGTCATTGTCACAGTCGCCGCGAATCAGATGCCAGCGGCCGGCGATGCCAGAGCCGCCACCGACGAGGACACCTCCCTGCCGCTTACCCTGGTGGCGACGGACCCGGATGGTGATGCGCTGACCTGGTCGATCGATACGGAACCGGGGCATGGGACACTCGCCGGGATCGCGCCAGTGCTCACCTATGTGCCCGCGACCAACTTCCATGGCGTCGACCAGTTCACATGGAGCGTCAATGATGGCCACGGCGGCGTGGCGACGGCGCTCCTCACGATCGACGTGCGACCAGTGAACGATCCGCCAGTTGCGTTCGCGGCGTCGTTCGAGACAGACGAGGATGTCGCGATTGCGATTACGCTCGCTGGAAGCGACATCGATGGTGATGATCTTTCGTCTTCCGTTCTCTCTGAGCCTGCCCATGGGACGCTGAGCGGGGTCGCACCAGATCTCACCTACACCCCGACACTGGACTACTCGGGCATGGATAGCTTCACCTTCGCCGTGTCGGACGGTATTGAGACCTCCGCCGTGGCGGCGGTAACGATCCTCGTGCGCCCAGTCAATGACCCACCGGTGGCCGGCGCGCAACAGATCGAGACAGACGAGGATGTCCCGCTTGCGATCGTACTGGCTGCCACCGACGACGGAGAAGATCTCGTCTTCGTCATCGTCGATGGTCCGCGCCACGGCACGCTCTCCGGGGGCGCCCCGCACTTGATCTACGCGCCGGATCCCGACTTCCACGGCAGCGACTCGTTCACCTTTACCGCGAGCGATGGTGAATATCACTCGGCCACTGCGACTGTCTCGATCGTCGTCAACCCGGTGAATGACCGGCCGACCGCATCGTCCCAGTCGATCACGGTGCTGGAGGACGGCGAAGTGTTCTTCACCGTGACGGGCGCCGATGTCGATGGCGACGCCGTTCGATTCAACTTCACCCGGATGCCGACGCTCGGCGTCATCGCGATCGATGGTGAATGGAGCTGTGTGACCGGGTCAATGCCACGGGTCTGCAGCCACGTCGTTTACTACGCGCCGTTTGCCGACCTGAACGGGACTGACAGCTTCGAGTTCACCGTCACTGATGGCAAGCTCACCTCGGCCCCGGCGACAGTGTCGATTACGATCGTGCCGGTGAACGACCCGCCAGTCGCCCGGGATGACTCAGTAACGACGACCGAAGATGCGAGAGACGTCGTCATCGATCTGCTTGGCAACGATTCCACTGCTCCTGACGTGGGCGAGACGCTGGAGATCATCAGTGTCGAGTCGTTCAGCCATGGCGGTTCAGCGCTGATAGTCGACGGGACCGTGCTCTATACTCCCGCGCCAGATTTCCACGGCACGGAGACGTTTCGCTACACGATCTCGGATGGCAACGGCGGCACGGCGAGCGCCACGGTGACGATAGTCGTCACGGGCGTCAACGACGACCCGACCGCGGTAGACGACGCGATCGAGCTCGACGAGGATAGCGATTGGACTGCGCTCTACGTCTTGGCCAACGACAGCATCGCGCCGGACCGCGATGAGACGCTAACGATCGTCTCTCACACATCACCGGCGCACGGGTCGTTGGTCCTGGACGGCCTGTTGCAGTACCGGCCGGCCGCCAATTACTTCGGCACGGACTCGTTCCGCTATACGATCTCGGACGGCAACGGTGGCAGCGCGACGGCGACGGTCACAATCACTATCCTGCCGGTCAATGACCCGCCCGTCGCGAACGATGATGCGGTCGAGATCGACGAGGATGTCGGGCCGGTGGTGATCGACGCGCTGGCGAATGACTCGTTCGCGCCGGACGTGGGCGAGACCCTCACCATTGCCGTCGTTGGCGTCGCGACGCTTGGCGTGGCTGAGATCATGCCTGGCGGCGCTGCGATCCGATATACGCCGGCGCTGAACGTAAATGGCGTCGATACGTTCACGTACACGATCGCCGATGACGGCGGGTTGACCGCGACGGCGACAGTGACCGTCACGATCGCGGCGATCAACGATCCTCCGACCGTCGCGACGCCAGCGGGAACGCTCATGTGGGTCGAAGATGACGCGCCACTGGCCATTGTGCCGGGACTGACGGTGGACGATGTCGATTCGGATATCGTCGGCGCCACCGTCGCGTTCGGCAGTCGGCCCGACGGCGCGGCGGAGGTTCTGTCCGTTGTTGTGGGCTATCCCGCGATCGCAGTGACGGTCGACGCCGCCACTGGGACCGTGACATTGGCCGGCGGGGCGTCCTCGGCCGAGTATCAGTCGGCGCTCCGCAGTATTCACTATGTCAACTTGTCGCAAGCCCCGACGGCGGGTGATCGCGTTGTGACGATCACGGTCAGTGACGGCGAGCTTGTCGCGAGCGCGACGGTGGTAATCGAGGTCGTGCCGGTCAACGATCCGCCGGTGCTGGTCTTCGGTGGCATCGTCGGCCCCAGTGTTGGCCCGGTCGTTCTCGATGTCAGTGCAACGTTGATCGACGTGGATTCGTTCGACTTTGACGGCGGCCAACTTTCGGCGACGATCACTGGCGGGTACGACGACGGCGATACACTGCTCGTTCGGCCAGATGGGCCGCTCGGCGTAGCTGGCAGCCTGCTGACCTGGGATGACGGCGGTGGGGCTGTTGTCATTGGAACGGCCGAAATCTCCGAACGGCTGCTCGTCGTCACGTTCAATGCCGCCGCAACGCCGGCCCGCGTTCAGGCCGTCGTTCGCGCTCTTGCGTTCCAGACGATCTCCAGCTCGACAGGTGACCGCCTCGTGTCGGTCGTCGTCAGCGATGGCGATGGTGGCGGGAGTGAGACGGGCATCGTCACTGTCGGTGTCAACCGGCCGCCCGACGCCATCACTCTCTCGTCGACGGCCATCCCCGAAGATGCCGCGGAGGGGGACGTCGTCGGGATAATCACCGGGAGTGATCCCGACGGCGACACGCTCACCTTCGAGCTGGTGTCCGGGTTCGATCCGCGGTTCGAGATCGTGCTCTCCAATGGCGCCTGGTTGCTGCGCGTCGCGGCTGGCGCTGCGTTCGATCACGAGACAGAGCCAGATGTTGCGCTGACGATCCGCGCCAGCGACCCCGCCGGCCGCATATATCAGGAGACGTTCACGATTGCCATTGCCGATGTCAACGAGCCGCCGGCGCTCATCGCTCCGTCGTCGATCCAGATCGCGGAGAACAGCGTGGTTGGTTCCATTGTCGGCGTCGTCGGTGTTACAGATCCGGACGCCGGCCAGCACCATGCGTTCAGTATTACTGCCGGGAATGACGCGGGCGCGTTTGTGATCGATGCCGCGACCGGCACGATCACCGTGGCAGACAACGCCCCGCTCGACTTCGAGACGACTCCGACGTTTCATCTCGTAGTAACCGTCACCGACGATGGCGCTCCGCCGCTTTCCGCGACTGCAACCATCACGATTCAGCTGACCGACGTTCCTGAGGGTGGCGTCGATACCGAGCCGCCAGTCGTGGAGAACCTGACCTATGACGGATTGATCGGCAATCTGCTGTTGCGGGCTGGCACGTCGGACGGCCTGCTCAGCACCGCGAGTGACCCGGAGGGTTCGACGCTCTCGATCGTGTCCGCCGAACCGTATGGCGGGTCGGCGTTCGGGTCGCTCGTCTGGCAGTCGGATGGCAGCTTCACCTGGGATCCGCCGGCCGGCGCGAAGTACACGGCGGGAACCTGGCAGATCACCGTCACGGACACCGCCGGACATGAGACGACTGGCCTGGTCACCTTCGAGCTGACGAACAAGCGTGTTCTCTTTGTCGACAACACCTACGCTGGGTCGACGCAGAACGGCCATCGCTCGACGCCATACACGACCCTTGCCGCGGCAGCGAGCGGATCCGGAATCGGAGACATCATCTACCTCGCTGCCAGCAGCGTGTCGTATACGGGTGGTGTGGCACTCAAGACCAACGTGACACTCGTCGGCGCAGGGGTGGTTGGCGAGGGTATGCGATCGGTCGTCGGCCTACCGCCGCTGTCGCGCGGCGCGCAGGAGTATCCGGCGATCAACGGCGTCAAACCGATAATCACCAACCCCAGCGGACCCGGGCTGGACCTGGCGAGTGGCAACACGATCGTTGGCCTGACCCTCGGCGCAACGCGGGGTGTTGCGTTGTCCGGCAATGGTGGCGGCGTTCAGGCCGGCCCGACGGTCCGTGACGTCGATATCGTGGGCGCCGGATCGAAGGTTGGCGCGGCGATCCAGCTGTCACGATATGTCGGGGGGAGCCTGACGTTCGATACGATCCAGCGGGAGCTGACCAATTCGACCGGCGCGCAGGCAGTCGTCGATCTGGCGCAGATGCCGACCACGGAGCTCGTCGTGACCGGACTCTTCAGCGCGACCAGCTCTATCGGTGGCGGTCTCCGACTCCACGATGCGGGCTCGGTTGAGCTGCGCGGCCCGGTTGCGATCACGACTGACGGATTCAGAGGCATCCATGTCAGCTCGACTGCGTTGCGGCTTACGGGCGTCAACAGCAGGTCGGTCGTGACGACCGGGTCGGAGTTTGCGATCTTTGTCCGAAACGGCGCAACGTTCACCGTCGCCAACGGAGACCTGTTCGTCGAGGCAACCGGCGCAAACGCGCTCGATATCTACGGCTCAACAATCGAAATGACCGGCGCCGGGAGTGTCATCAAAGCGACGAATGGAGTCGGTCTCATCATGCGTGATGCGACGATCGGCCCGGCCGGCGTTGCGATTGAGGCTGTGTTCGCAACAGGCGCGGAGAACGGCGTCGTCGTCGGGATGGTTGGCGGCGACGGGGCGCTCATCATCGGCCCGGATGCTCCGGACAGTGTGTTCGGGGATGGCGGGGTGATCGTGGGGACCACTGGCTCAGCCGTGCTGCTCCAGAACGCACCACAGGTCACGCTGCGTCATCTTGTCATCGGCGCGGCCGATGCCGTCGTCGGGGAGGCGGCATCTGCTGTGGATGCTGTGGCCGGAATCGGCATCGATGCCTACTTCGTCACTGGTTTGACCCTCGACCACGTGAAGATCGCGCGGACCGGGTCGCACGGCATCGCGGGTGTTGAGGTTTCGGATTTCTCGATGACCCGTAGCGAGATCCTCAATGCAGGTGACGGTCCCGGTGAGCATGGGCTCTGGTTCGACGGGCCAGCCCGTGGCGGAGAGAACGGGATGACCGGCGTTGCGCTCATCGCCGACAGCATCATCGACGGCTTCTGGGATACCGGCCTGGTGGTGCGGAACGTACCCAGCGAGGCAACGGCGCTTGACCTGACCGTCGAGGGGACGACGTTCTCCGGCAACAAGCACGCCGGCGGTGGTGTCTACCTGCGTGCTGAGGGCCTGACTACTATCGACGCTCGTATCGACAGTTGCGCCTTCGAGCGTCTGACTGGTCCGACGGTTGACGCTCTGGCTGTCGGAACCGGGGTGCTGAATCTGATCAACCAGTAGCGCCCCGGCGCATGGCGAGGGTTGTTGCGGCGGCTCGACGCAGCTTGTTCGTCGAGCCGCCGCCTGGTCGGCGCTAGATCGTCGCGCGGGGTGGAGCGACGTCCTTTTCCTTGAATCGACTGTAGCGCAGCTTGTGCAGGTCGACCGAGGGTTGGCCGTCGAGGATCAGCTCGGAGACGACTCGGCCGACGATCGGGCCGAGGGCGAAGCCGTGGCCGCTGAAGCCGGTCGCCACGATCAGGCCGGGCCGTTCGTCGATCGCGCCGATGACCGGAATGCCGTCCGGCATCGTGTCGATCAGGCCGGCCCACTTGCGCGCCAGCAATGTGTTCTCCAGCGCCGGGAAGAGCTGGCCCAGCTCGCGACGACAGCCCTCAACGATATCGTTGTTCGGCGTTGGGTCGATCTGCGGTCGGGGATCGAAGCCGGGGACGCGCGTCGGCGAACCGGGGATCGAGCGGGCCGCGTCGCGTAGCAGCGCGCCGGTGACCCTCCACTCAAGGAATCCGCGGTTTGCCCGGTAGTTCGGCATGAAGTCTCGCGCGTAGCGGAACGAATCGAGCGTCACCTCGTGGTCGGAACCGCCAACGAGCGACATATAGAGCGAGCCGCCTGGTCGCTGCCGAAAGGCCAACCCGCCACGGATGGCCACCGCAACACCGGTGATTGGTGGCACGGGCACTGTCTCAACGGCTGTCCCACGAACGACAAGCTGTGGCAGGTTCAGCCCGACAGTCCGTAGCAGGCGGCTCGACCAGCCGCCGGCCGCCACGACGACGAGCGGCGCTGCGATCGTGCCCCGGTCGGTGCGGACTCCAATAACGCGCCCGCCGGCCAGCTCGATGGATTGCGCGGTGCAGTCCGTCTCAATGGTCGCCCCCAGCCGCTGAGCTGCGTCGGTGAAGGCGGCCGGCGCTTTGCCCGGCTCGGCGTGGCCATCGCTGGGCGTATACATCCCCCCGAGCCATTCACCCTGAATCCCGGGCACGAGCTTGTGAATCTCTTCGGGCGAAATGAGACGCGTATCGACGCCGTAGTCGCGTGACGCAGCCACCCAGTCGCGGAATTGCTGCATCCGCTCCTCGTTGTCAGCGATCATCAGGTTGCCCTGCTGGACCCATTCGACATCGCTACCGAGCTCGGCCGAAAGTTCCGGCCAGATCCTGTTGCTGGCAATTGCCAGTGGCAACTCCGCCAGGTCGCGCCCCTGCTGTCGGACGAACCCCCAGGCGCGCGTAGACTGCTGCCCGCCCTTCGGGCCCTTCTCCAGCAGCACGACATCCGAGCCGCGCCGGGCAAGCTCGTATGCGGTTGCGCTGCCCATGATTCCGCCGCCAATAACGACGACATCGGCCTTTGTCTTCATGCTCTCCTCCTCATGTTTCCCGGGGCGCCGAGTGAATTGTACGAGGAACTGGTCAGACTCACGTCATGACGATCACGAGCGCCTCGGGCGTTGCCTGGATAATATCGACGCCAGCCTCCCAGTCGAGCGGGATGTCGCGCTCGCGCAGCAGTGCCGCGATATCGACGTCGATCGACTTCGGGCCTGACAGTCGCATCCCGGGCTGGTGGTTCACAGAGCCGAGAACGTGCTCGAGCAACCAGTTTGCGCCAAACGGACCGAGCCGCAGGTCGGCGACTGTCGCCCGAAGCTGACCGTTGCCGGCCGGACTGAGGCGGACACGAGTGGTGACCGGCTGGTTCAGAATCCCGCGCCTGGCACGGATAACGATCTCGACCCCGCCGTCGATCAGCCGCGCGGATTCGTATCGCACAGTCGCCGGCCCGACCTTGACAGGATCGGCCAGCAACTGCTCGACGATGCGGATGAAACCGGCGTTCGGCAGGCGCACCTCGCAGGCGTGGATGGCCGGCCGTATCGTGCCGTCGGGTTCGATACGCAACCGCACGACCGCATTGTTCACGATCAGATCACCGACAATATCCAATTGATGCTCCTGTCGATGGGCTACGATCGATCTCGGCTCGGCCCTGCGCCGGACGATAGCACGCCAGAAACTGACGCGATTGGTCGACACCCCTTTACCGTTGAGGATAGAGTCGTATACTAGACGGCGACAAGCGAGGTCCTTCGGGGCAGGGTGCGGGGCGTGTAGCCCCAATTCCCGATCGGCGGTATAGCCCGCGAGCGAGGTGTGTAACCTTGCATGATCCGGTGAGATTCCGGGGCCGACGGTACAGTCCGGATGAAAGAAGGCTCGCGGTAGTCTCAGACCCGATGGCTGGGGTTCGCGGCGTTGTCCGTCGCTCCCGGCAGCGAGTTGTCTGGCACTGCTTCCCCCCGAAGGCATCCCCGCCTTCGGGTTTGTTGTGTCAGGCAGGTTAATCGCATGCTGCTCACCCGGATATCTCCTTCTTCGAGGGAGGTCGCTCACATCGAGAGATCGACGTCCCAGACTGCGCCAGCGCTGAATGCGCCTGGTCGACAGACGACGCGTTCGTCGCGGCGATTCAGCCGCCTGCTGGGGCTCCTTCCTGCGATTCTTCTGGGGCTATCTCTGCTGTTGCTTTGGCAGATGCTCGTTAGCTCCAAGACCGTTTCGACGTTCCTGTTGCCCCAGCCGATCGACGTGGCGCGCTCGTTCTGGAACGCGCTAACCAACGGGTTGTTCTGGCGATATACCCGAACCACCCTGGCGGAAAGCACGCTCGGCTTTGTCGCCGGCGCGGCGTTCGCCCTGCCGATTGGCTACGGGATCGCCCGGAGCGGTCTGCTGGCCCGCGCTCTGGAGCCATACCTCGCCGCCAGTCAGGCGATGCCGGCGGTGGCCATCGCGCCGGTGCTCGTGATCTGGCTCGGCTACGGGTTGAAGGCCGTCGTCGTGCTGTGCGCGCTCATCGTCTTCTTCCCGATCGTCGTCAACACCGCGCTTGGCATCCGCACGATCGACCGCGACGTGATCGATGCTGCCAGAGTGGATGGCGCGCACGGCCTGTCGCTGCTACGGCATTTCGAGGCGCCATTGGCGATGCCGTCCGTGCTGACCGGGCTGCGCACGAGCCTGACGCTCTCGATTATCGGCGCGGTTGTTGGCGAGTTTATTCTCGGAGACCAGGGGTTGGGAGGGTTGCTGACGATTGCTCGCAGCAATTTCGACACGCCGCTCGTCTTCGCCACACTGTTCATGTTGATGCTGATGGCGTCCGCGATGTACGGGGTCGCCCGGTTGATCGAGGGGCGCGTGCTGCGCTCTCTGGAAGGATAAGACACAGAATGCGGATGCTCGTATCGACCTGGCAGTCGTCACGATCTCGCCGGCCAGCGTTGGCGATGCTCGTCATGTTCGTGGCGCTCATGCCGCTGCTTGCGGCATGCGGGGGCAACAGCGGCACGCCCACAACAGCGACCGGGGCGGGGACGACCGCCTCGCCGGAGAGCGCGGGCTCACCGGCAACGGCTGCCGGAAAGACGACCAACGTCACGATCGGTCTCAGCTTCGTGCCGAATATCCAGTTCGCCCCGTTCTA
Protein-coding sequences here:
- a CDS encoding ABC transporter permease, whose product is MLVSSKTVSTFLLPQPIDVARSFWNALTNGLFWRYTRTTLAESTLGFVAGAAFALPIGYGIARSGLLARALEPYLAASQAMPAVAIAPVLVIWLGYGLKAVVVLCALIVFFPIVVNTALGIRTIDRDVIDAARVDGAHGLSLLRHFEAPLAMPSVLTGLRTSLTLSIIGAVVGEFILGDQGLGGLLTIARSNFDTPLVFATLFMLMLMASAMYGVARLIEGRVLRSLEG
- a CDS encoding FAD-binding oxidoreductase, coding for MKTKADVVVIGGGIMGSATAYELARRGSDVVLLEKGPKGGQQSTRAWGFVRQQGRDLAELPLAIASNRIWPELSAELGSDVEWVQQGNLMIADNEERMQQFRDWVAASRDYGVDTRLISPEEIHKLVPGIQGEWLGGMYTPSDGHAEPGKAPAAFTDAAQRLGATIETDCTAQSIELAGGRVIGVRTDRGTIAAPLVVVAAGGWSSRLLRTVGLNLPQLVVRGTAVETVPVPPITGVAVAIRGGLAFRQRPGGSLYMSLVGGSDHEVTLDSFRYARDFMPNYRANRGFLEWRVTGALLRDAARSIPGSPTRVPGFDPRPQIDPTPNNDIVEGCRRELGQLFPALENTLLARKWAGLIDTMPDGIPVIGAIDERPGLIVATGFSGHGFALGPIVGRVVSELILDGQPSVDLHKLRYSRFKEKDVAPPRATI